A region from the Xenopus laevis strain J_2021 chromosome 4S, Xenopus_laevis_v10.1, whole genome shotgun sequence genome encodes:
- the LOC121393375 gene encoding uncharacterized protein LOC121393375, with protein MTERDYSELSNKGANTFAYSDEDINRILSSLETEQLIPIESIPQSDVAKELLNLQKKEIHTSLHVSTLAEYIKTKRIPRGLRLDIKPNLCAEDQLLQQRWLEICNKCSIDLMVLTVERLTVKLHEIRTAITASTAKLTEERGAEQCNKILSDHKDILERLRSSITDRKRAKFNRDAKDYQEGKVYTWREERKWQRSEHQQRTGLPAPFRNQRRGASQSASYTQRGGRKGFPTQLQGASAYSTSSGEDLPSSSGSAPFLEQRSPTQKEHRKDKHGAKKAPDRESYPKRNRKQIRP; from the exons ATGACAGAAAGAGATTACTCAGAATTATCCAACAAAGGCGCAAATACTTTTGCCTACAGTGATGAAGATATTAATCGAATCCTGTCTAGTTTGGAAACTGAGCAACTTATACCAATTGAATCAATCCCACAGAGCGATGTGGCAAAAGAATTACTAAATCtacaaaagaaagaaatacataCAAGTCTACATGTGAGCACATTAGCGGAATATATCAAGACTAAACGAATACCGAGGGGTCTGCGCCTCGACATTAAGCCTAATTTGTGCGCAGAAGACCAGCTTTTACAACAGCGCTGGCTAGAAATATGCAATAAATGCAGCATAGACCTGATGGTACTTACTGTAGAAAGGCTTACCGTGAAACTGCATGAAATCAGAACAGCCATAACTGCTTCTACTGCGAAACTGACAGAGGAAAGAGGCGCTGAGCAGTGCAACAAAATCCTCAGCGACCATAAAGATATCCTGGAGAGACTCCGTTCCTCCATAACTGACAGGAAGCGCGCAAAGTTCAACAGAGACGCCAAGGACTATCAGGAAGGAAAGGTGTACACGTGGAGAGAGGAGCGGAAGTGGCAGCGCTCCGAACACCAGCAGAGGACCGGACTGCCAGCTCCCTTCAGAAACCAACGCAGAGGTGCATCGCAAAGCGCATCATACACCCAGAGAGGGGGCAGGAAAGGATTTCCGACACAACTACAAGGCGCCTCAGCATATTCCACCTCTAGCGGGGAAGACCTACCTTCGTCCTCAGGCTCGGCTCCTTTTTTAGAACAGCGCTCCCCAACACAGAAGGAACATCGGAAAGACAAACACGGCGCAAAGAAGGCCCCAGACAGAGAGAGTTATCCGAAAAGGAATCGCAAGCAGATCAG GCCTTGA